From Lacerta agilis isolate rLacAgi1 chromosome Z, rLacAgi1.pri, whole genome shotgun sequence, the proteins below share one genomic window:
- the SLITRK2 gene encoding SLIT and NTRK-like protein 2, with amino-acid sequence MLKGAWLLSVFTVAGILPTESRKPAKDICSKSRCPCEEKENVLNINCENKGFTTVSLLVPPPSKICQLFLNGNAFTRLYPNEFVNYSNAVTLHLGNNDMQEIRAGAFVGLRTLKRLHLNNNKLETLREDTFLGLESLEYLQADYNYISAIEAGAFSKLNKLKVLILNDNLLLSLPSNVFRFVLLTHLDLRGNRLKMMPFAGVLEHIGGIMEIQLEENPWNCTCDLLPLKAWLDTITVFVGEIVCETPFRLHGKDVTQLTRQDLCPRKSAGDSNQKEKHSSHSDTHAQRFPPTTNSAVGATRAPKSSRPPKTRNRPTPRVTVSKDRQIFGPIMVYQTKSPVPLTCPNGCVCTSQSSDSGLNVNCQEKKIGNISDLHPRPTSPKKLYLTSNYLQTVYKTDLLEYSSLDLLHLGNNRIAVIQEGAFSNLTSLRRLYLNGNYLEILYPSMFEGLHSLQYLYLEYNVIKDILPRTFDALGNLHLLFLNNNLLRSLPDNVFGGTTLTRLNLRNNHFSYLPVRGVLDQLSALIQIDLQENPWDCTCDIMGLRNWIERVTEQNNQQLGTPVVINEVICDSPTKHAGAHLKTLSKEAICPENPNLLDSSFLLPNLNTDIPQAFSIFPSSYPEIRTEVPLSVLILGLLVVFILSVCFGAGLFVFVLKRRKSMPSVPSSANNLDVSSFQLQYGCYNSEAHEKAEGHVYNYIPPPVGQMCQNPIYMQKEGDPVAYYRNLHEYSYSNLEPKKEDSASLAFTITAAEMLEKQGFSREPELLYQNIVERVKELPSGSLVHYNFCTLPKRQFTPSYESRRQNQDRINKTVLYGTPRKYFSEQSKPELPLLQEKLQTEPDYLEVLEKQTAISQL; translated from the coding sequence ATGCTGAAGGGTGCTTGGCTGCTCAGTGTCTTCACAGTGGCTGGGATCTTGCCGACAGAGAGCCGCAAGCCTGCCAAAGACATTTGCAGCAAGAGCCGCTGCCCTTGCGAGGAGAAGGAGAACGTGCTGAACATTAATTGCGAAAACAAGGGATTTACGACCGTCAGCCTCCTCGTGCCGCCGCCATCCAAGATCTGCCAGCTCTTCCTCAATGGCAATGCCTTCACTCGCCTCTACCCAAATGAGTTTGTCAACTACTCCAACGCAGTGACCCTGCACCTGGGCAACAACGACATGCAGGAGATCCGAGCTGGGGCCTTTGTAGGCCTTCGGACCCTTAAGAGGCTACacctcaacaacaacaagctggaaACCCTACGAGAGGACACTTTCCTAGGCTTGGAGAGCCTGGAATACCTTCAGGCTGACTACAACTACATCAGCGCCATCGAGGCCGGGGCTTTCAGCAAGCTCAACAAACTGAAAGTCTTGATCCTGAATGACAACCTCTTATTGTCACTGCCCAGCAACGTGTTCCGTTTTGTCCTGCTAACTCATTTGGACCTCAGAGGGAACAGGCTGAAGATGATGCCATTTGCTGGAGTCCTGGAACACATTGGAGGCATCATGGAAATCCAGCTGGAGGAGAATCCATGGAACTGTACCTGTGACCTCCTCCCTCTCAAGGCTTGGCTGGACACCATCACTGTCTTTGTAGGGGAGATAGTCTGCGAGACCCCATTCCGGTTGCATGGCAAAGATGTCACCCAACTCACAAGGCAGGATCTTTGCCCACGAAAAAGTGCAGGTGACTCCAACCAGAAGGAGAAGCATTCCTCCCACTCTGACACACATGCCCAGAGATTCCCCCCAACAACTAATTCTGCCGTTGGTGCCACCAGAGCCCCGAAATCCAGTCGCCCACCCAAAACAAGGAACCGCCCAACTCCACGGGTCACAGTATCTAAAGACAGGCAGATCTTTGGGCCTATCATGGTTTACCAGACCAAGTCCCCTGTGCCACTCACTTGCCCAAATGGCTGCGTCTGCACTTCTCAAAGCTCTGACAGTGGGTTGAATGTCAACTGCCAAGAGAAAAAAATTGGCAACATCTCTGATCTCCACCCAAGGCCCACCAGTCCAAAGAAACTCTATCTCACAAGTAATTACTTGCAAACTGTCTACAAAACAGATCTCTTGGAATACAGCTCATTGGATTTGTTGCATTTGGGAAACAACAGGATTGCAGTGATTCAAGAAGGTGCCTTCTCTAACCTCACCAGTTTACGCCGACTCTATCTCAATGGTAATTACCTTGAGATCCTGTACCCTTCCATGTTTGAAGGGCTGCATAGCCTGCAGTACCTCTATTTAGAGTATAACGTTATCAAGGATATCCTGCCACGTACCTTTGATGCCCTGGGGAACCTTCACCTGTTATTTCTGAACAACAATCTGTTGAGGTCCCTGCCTGACAATGTGTTTGGGGGCACAACTCTGACCAGACTCAACCTGAGGAACAACCATTTCTCATACTTGCCAGTGCGAGGGGTCCTTGACCAGCTTTCAGCTCTGATTCAGATTGACCTCCAAGAAAACCCTTGGGATTGTACTTGCGACATCATGGGGCTGAGGAACTGGATTGAAAGAGTTACAGAGCAAAACAACCAGCAGTTGGGGACCCCTGTCGTTATTAATGAAGTCATCTGTGACTCTCCCACCAAGCATGCTGGAGCACATCTCAAGACCTTGAGCAAGGAGGCCATCTGCCCTGAGAACCCCAATCTGTTAGATTCTTCTTTTCTGTTGCCAAATCTGAACACAGACATACCACAGGCCTTCAGTATCTTTCCCAGCTCCTATCCAGAAATACGTACTGAAGTCCCTCTTTCTGTCTTAATTTTGGGCCTTCTGGTCGTGTTTATTTTGTCTGTCTGTTTCGGGGCTGGTCTGTTTGTCTTTGTTCTCAAACGTCGCAAGAGTATGCCAAGCGTTCCCAGCAGTGCCAACAATCTTGATGTAAGCTCCTTCCAGTTGCAGTATGGGTGCTACAATAGCGAGGCGCACGAGAAAGCAGAAGGGCATGTGTATAATTATATCCCACCTCCTGTCGGCCAGATGTGCCAGAACCCTATCTACATGCAGAAAGAAGGCGACCCAGTGGCTTACTATAGGAATCTCCATGAGTACAGCTACAGTAATCTCGAGCCTAAGAAAGAGGACTCTGCCAGCCTAGCATTTACAATCACTGCAGCAGAAATGCTGGAGAAACAGGGCTTTTCGAGGGAACCAGAGTTGCTGTATCAAAACATAGTGGAGAGGGTCAAGGAGTTGCCCAGTGGAAGCCTGGTCCATTATAACTTTTGCACCCTCCCCAAAAGACAGTTCACACCTTCCTATGAGTCGAGGCGACAAAACCAGGACAGgataaataaaacagttttgtacGGGACTCCCCGGAAATATTTTtcagagcaatccaaacctgAACTTCCTTTATTGCAAGAGAAACTACAGACTGAACCAGACTACCTCGAAGTTCTGGAAAAACAAACTGCCATAAGTCAGCTGTGA